The following proteins are encoded in a genomic region of Streptococcus sp. 29892:
- a CDS encoding arginine repressor produces the protein MNKIESRHQLILSLVMEKKIHTQQELQELLNLNGVSVTQSTLSRDIKMLNLVKVNEDDSSHYVINPIAPSRWEKRLRLYMEDALVMLKPVQHQVILKALPGLANSFGSILDAMEIPEIIATVCGDDVCLIICEDNESALSCFEYLKQYAPPFFFSKA, from the coding sequence ATGAACAAGATTGAAAGTCGGCACCAACTGATTTTGTCCTTGGTGATGGAGAAGAAAATCCATACCCAACAAGAATTGCAAGAACTCCTAAATCTAAACGGCGTATCCGTTACCCAGTCCACCCTCTCCCGCGACATTAAGATGCTCAATTTGGTTAAGGTCAATGAGGATGATTCTTCTCATTATGTCATCAACCCCATCGCTCCAAGTCGCTGGGAAAAACGGCTGCGGCTCTATATGGAAGATGCCTTGGTCATGCTCAAACCTGTTCAGCACCAGGTCATTTTGAAAGCATTACCTGGTCTGGCCAATTCCTTCGGCTCTATTTTGGATGCCATGGAAATCCCTGAAATCATTGCAACAGTTTGCGGTGATGATGTCTGCTTGATTATCTGCGAGGATAATGAAAGTGCCCTCTCTTGTTTTGAATACCTCAAGCAATACGCTCCACCTTTCTTCTTTAGCAAGGCATAA
- a CDS encoding glutathione peroxidase, whose product MSIYDFTVQKQDGTDQSMRDFQGQVLLIVNTATGCGLAPQYKELQELYDSYKDKGFVVLDFPCNQFLNQAPGSAEEINQTCSLNYGTSFPRFAKVTVNGAGASPLYRYLKREKSTVLGGRIEWNFTKFLVDRQGRVVKRYLPTTSPLKLKEDIEHFLEK is encoded by the coding sequence ATGAGCATTTATGATTTTACAGTACAAAAACAAGATGGGACAGACCAGTCCATGCGGGATTTTCAGGGTCAGGTTCTATTGATTGTCAATACGGCAACAGGCTGTGGATTAGCTCCTCAATACAAGGAATTGCAGGAGCTCTATGATAGCTATAAAGACAAAGGTTTTGTGGTACTGGATTTTCCTTGCAATCAATTTTTAAATCAGGCACCTGGTTCTGCTGAAGAAATCAATCAGACCTGTAGTTTGAACTATGGAACAAGTTTCCCACGATTTGCTAAAGTAACTGTAAATGGTGCAGGAGCTAGTCCGCTTTATCGCTATCTCAAGAGAGAAAAATCGACCGTATTAGGAGGTCGCATTGAATGGAATTTTACCAAGTTTTTGGTCGATAGACAGGGGCGCGTGGTCAAACGCTATTTACCAACGACTAGTCCATTAAAACTGAAAGAGGACATTGAGCATTTCTTGGAAAAGTAA
- a CDS encoding FecCD family ABC transporter permease: MKKKDILLLLLLLLTILSLLSLIIGYSKLGLKDLFATLSGQANTATQLIFWKIRLPRLLVSILSGGALAVSGHLFQTLTRNALADSGILGVNAGAGLLLTLALTWNISFPLSQPVLALTGGFLATGLVYLLAYKKGRGIEPTRLVLTGVGLASLFSSSMISLMVRFDRYKLENIIGWLTGRYVGDDWQTISLVGPALLVLCLLSFIRFSRLNILQLEPSLGTGLGLDRQKESLMVIFLATSLASLSSLLVGNTAFVGLLAGHLAKQIVGKQHQVSLPTAFLIGSILMVLADMLARCFLVGTGIPTGLVLTMIGAPYFLFLLKQEG, from the coding sequence ATGAAGAAAAAGGACATTCTGCTCTTACTTTTACTCCTTCTGACCATCCTATCCTTGCTCTCCCTTATCATTGGTTACAGCAAACTTGGGCTGAAAGATTTATTCGCAACCTTAAGCGGACAAGCAAACACAGCGACCCAGTTGATTTTTTGGAAAATCCGCCTGCCACGTCTTTTGGTTTCCATTCTATCTGGTGGGGCTCTGGCTGTCAGTGGGCATCTCTTTCAGACCCTGACTCGTAATGCCTTGGCAGATTCTGGCATTCTGGGTGTCAATGCGGGAGCAGGACTCTTGCTGACGCTTGCACTCACTTGGAATATATCCTTCCCGCTTTCACAGCCAGTTCTGGCTCTTACAGGGGGATTTCTAGCAACTGGCTTGGTCTATTTGCTGGCTTATAAAAAGGGCCGAGGGATAGAACCGACGCGACTGGTCCTAACTGGTGTTGGTCTGGCTAGCCTGTTTTCCAGCAGTATGATTAGCCTCATGGTCCGATTTGACCGCTACAAGTTGGAAAACATTATCGGTTGGTTAACGGGGAGATATGTCGGAGATGACTGGCAAACCATCAGCCTAGTAGGTCCTGCCCTGCTTGTCCTCTGCTTGCTGAGCTTCATCCGTTTCTCAAGGCTAAATATTCTGCAATTAGAACCCAGCCTGGGAACTGGGTTAGGGCTAGATCGGCAGAAAGAAAGCCTGATGGTCATTTTCTTAGCAACAAGCCTAGCCAGCCTTAGTTCTCTACTGGTTGGCAATACTGCCTTTGTCGGCCTTCTTGCTGGTCATTTGGCCAAACAAATAGTTGGTAAACAACATCAAGTCAGCCTACCCACTGCCTTTCTGATTGGAAGCATCCTAATGGTCCTGGCTGACATGCTTGCCCGTTGCTTCTTGGTTGGTACAGGTATTCCAACTGGTTTGGTGCTTACCATGATTGGCGCTCCATATTTTCTATTCTTATTAAAACAAGAAGGCTAG
- a CDS encoding glutathione S-transferase family protein, with translation MGLLQDGKWVDQWYDTKSTGGKFVRTVTQFRNWITPDGQAGPTGKGGFKAESGRYRLYISLACPWASRTLIMRKLKGLEDHISLSIVHPLMLENGWTFADGPGVIKDPIFNSDYLYQVYLKADANYTGRVTVPVLWDKETNTIVSNESAEIMRMFNTAFNDITGNYDDYYPEHLQAEIDAMNDFVYPNINNGVYKAGFSTNQKVYEKEVKNLFTALDKLEEHLADKNYLVGNQLTEADIRLFTTLVRFDPVYFGHFKCNIKALVDYPNLWNYTKRLFNHAGIAETVDFDHIKQHYYGSHKTINPTGIVPVGPDLDWTLEN, from the coding sequence ATGGGACTTTTACAAGATGGCAAATGGGTAGACCAATGGTATGACACCAAGTCAACAGGCGGTAAGTTTGTCCGTACTGTCACACAATTTCGTAACTGGATTACACCAGACGGTCAGGCTGGTCCAACAGGCAAAGGTGGTTTCAAGGCAGAATCTGGTCGTTACCGTCTCTACATTTCTCTGGCTTGTCCTTGGGCCAGTCGGACCTTGATCATGCGAAAACTGAAAGGCTTGGAAGACCACATCTCGCTTTCTATCGTCCATCCACTCATGTTAGAAAATGGTTGGACCTTCGCAGACGGTCCTGGTGTGATCAAGGACCCAATTTTTAACAGCGACTATCTCTATCAAGTTTACTTGAAAGCAGATGCTAATTACACTGGTCGAGTAACGGTTCCTGTTCTCTGGGACAAAGAAACCAATACCATTGTCAGCAATGAATCTGCTGAAATCATGCGCATGTTCAACACTGCTTTCAATGACATTACTGGAAATTACGATGACTACTATCCAGAACACCTACAAGCTGAGATTGATGCCATGAATGATTTTGTCTATCCCAACATCAACAATGGTGTCTACAAGGCTGGTTTTTCAACCAACCAGAAAGTTTATGAAAAAGAAGTCAAGAACCTTTTTACAGCCTTGGATAAATTGGAAGAGCATTTGGCAGATAAGAATTATCTGGTGGGCAATCAGTTGACAGAAGCTGATATTCGTCTCTTTACTACCTTGGTGCGGTTTGACCCTGTTTACTTTGGGCATTTTAAGTGCAATATCAAGGCCTTGGTTGACTATCCAAACCTGTGGAACTACACCAAGCGACTTTTCAACCATGCTGGCATTGCAGAAACGGTGGACTTCGACCATATCAAACAACACTACTATGGTAGCCACAAGACCATTAACCCAACGGGCATCGTTCCTGTGGGACCTGACTTGGACTGGACACTTGAAAACTAA
- the queA gene encoding tRNA preQ1(34) S-adenosylmethionine ribosyltransferase-isomerase QueA: protein MNTADFDFELPEELIAQVPLEKRDSSRLLILDHQKKTMVDSHFDHIIDQLNPGDALVMNNTRVLPARLYGYKPETNGHVELLLLKNTQGDQWEVLAKPAKRLKVGTTVAFGDGRLTATIIEELEHGGRIVEFTYDGIFLEVLESLGEMPLPPYIHEKLEDRERYQTVYAKENGSAAAPTAGLHFTQELLEKIEAKGVKLVYLTLHVGLGTFRPVSVDNLDQHEMHSEFYNLSADAAQTLNQVKDQGGRIVAVGTTSIRTLETIGNKFDGRLEADSGWTNIFIKPGYQFRIIDAFSTNFHLPKSTLVMLVSAFAGREFVLDAYKHAVEEGYRFFSFGDAMFIQ from the coding sequence ATGAATACCGCAGATTTTGATTTTGAATTACCTGAAGAACTGATTGCCCAAGTCCCACTTGAGAAGCGTGACAGCTCTCGCCTACTCATCCTCGACCACCAAAAGAAAACCATGGTCGACAGCCACTTCGACCACATCATTGACCAGCTAAACCCTGGTGATGCTCTGGTCATGAACAACACGCGCGTGCTCCCTGCTCGCCTCTACGGATACAAGCCAGAAACCAATGGCCATGTTGAGCTATTACTTTTGAAAAATACCCAAGGTGACCAGTGGGAAGTGCTTGCTAAACCAGCCAAACGCCTGAAAGTCGGTACCACGGTTGCCTTTGGTGATGGCAGATTGACAGCCACTATCATTGAAGAATTAGAACACGGTGGACGAATTGTTGAGTTCACCTATGATGGTATTTTCCTTGAAGTTTTGGAAAGCTTAGGCGAAATGCCCCTTCCGCCTTACATTCATGAGAAATTGGAAGACCGCGAACGCTATCAAACTGTCTATGCCAAAGAAAATGGCTCTGCCGCAGCCCCAACTGCTGGACTGCATTTCACCCAAGAACTACTAGAAAAAATTGAAGCCAAGGGTGTCAAGCTAGTCTATTTGACCCTTCATGTTGGTCTAGGTACCTTCCGACCAGTTTCCGTTGACAATCTTGACCAACATGAAATGCACTCCGAATTCTATAACCTATCCGCCGATGCAGCTCAAACGCTCAATCAGGTCAAAGACCAGGGCGGTCGGATTGTTGCAGTTGGTACCACATCCATTCGCACCTTGGAAACCATCGGAAATAAATTCGATGGTCGCCTAGAAGCTGATTCTGGCTGGACCAATATTTTTATCAAACCAGGTTACCAATTCCGCATCATCGATGCCTTTTCAACCAACTTCCATCTACCAAAATCAACCTTGGTTATGTTGGTATCTGCCTTTGCAGGTCGAGAATTCGTCTTAGATGCCTATAAACACGCTGTTGAAGAAGGCTACCGCTTCTTCAGTTTTGGAGATGCTATGTTTATTCAATAG
- a CDS encoding glucosamine-6-phosphate deaminase, whose translation MKVHIVKNQVEGAAIAFDILKQKLADGAQVLGLATGSSPIEFYKQVRESDLDFSEVTSVNLDEYVGLGEDSDQSYVYFMKEHLFNAKPFKENHLPNGLAADLDEELVRYNAILEDHPVDFQILGIGRNGHIGFNEPGASFDGVARVVDLAPSTIEANARFFDNPEDVPKQAISMGIANILSAKTIVLMAYGQEKADAIKATVEGPVTEEVPASVLQNHDDVVLIIDEAAASKLTK comes from the coding sequence ATGAAAGTTCATATCGTTAAGAATCAAGTGGAAGGGGCAGCTATTGCCTTTGATATTCTCAAGCAGAAATTAGCAGATGGCGCGCAGGTTCTGGGTTTGGCTACAGGTTCCAGTCCGATCGAATTTTACAAGCAGGTTCGTGAAAGTGATTTGGATTTTTCTGAGGTGACATCTGTGAACCTGGATGAGTATGTTGGTTTGGGCGAAGACAGTGACCAATCCTATGTCTATTTCATGAAAGAGCATCTTTTTAATGCAAAACCATTCAAGGAAAACCATTTGCCAAACGGTTTGGCTGCTGATCTTGATGAAGAGTTGGTGCGCTACAATGCCATCTTGGAAGACCATCCTGTTGATTTCCAAATTTTAGGTATCGGCCGCAATGGTCATATCGGCTTTAATGAGCCGGGGGCTTCCTTTGACGGTGTTGCCCGCGTTGTGGATTTGGCGCCATCAACCATCGAAGCCAATGCCCGCTTCTTTGACAATCCAGAAGATGTGCCAAAACAAGCCATCTCCATGGGGATTGCCAACATCCTGTCTGCCAAAACTATTGTTCTTATGGCCTATGGTCAGGAAAAAGCTGACGCCATTAAGGCGACGGTGGAAGGGCCAGTGACGGAGGAAGTTCCAGCAAGTGTCCTTCAAAACCACGATGATGTTGTACTCATCATTGACGAAGCCGCGGCAAGTAAATTGACAAAATAA
- a CDS encoding UDP-N-acetylmuramoyl-L-alanyl-D-glutamate--L-lysine ligase, with amino-acid sequence MITIERVLEILKADANFRQISHQEQTDSSWTDVQFDALSYDSRKVGPTTLFFAKGLAFKKEFLEKAIEAGLAFYVSEIDYEVSIPAIIVHDIKQAMSLIAMEFHGHPQKQLKLLAFTGTKGKTTAAYFAFNILKQSKKPAMLSTMNTTLDGKNFFKSTLTTPESLDLFAMMAEAVQNGMTHLIMEVSSQAYLVKRVYGLTFDVGVFLNISPDHIGPIEHPTFEDYFYHKRLLMDNSRAVIVNAGMDHFEVVKDQVNSKDHDFYGPSSENQISQSAGFDFTATGKLAGHYDIQLIGGFNQENAIAAGLACLRLGASLEDIHTGIAQTNVPGRMEVLTQPNGAKVFVDYAHNGDSVKKLIDVVLEHQTGKVILILGAPGNKGESRRKDFGLLLNDYPQIEVILTADDPNREDPAAIAQQIRAHMTRPSDFILDREEAIRTAMSQTNSAKDAVIIAGKGADAYQIVNDKKAAYDGDLEVAKRYL; translated from the coding sequence ATGATTACAATTGAACGTGTATTAGAAATCTTAAAGGCGGATGCTAACTTCCGTCAAATTAGTCATCAAGAACAGACTGATAGCTCTTGGACGGATGTCCAGTTTGACGCCCTCAGTTATGACAGCCGTAAGGTTGGTCCAACGACCCTCTTTTTTGCCAAAGGCTTGGCTTTTAAGAAGGAATTTCTGGAAAAGGCTATTGAGGCTGGACTGGCTTTTTATGTGTCTGAAATCGACTACGAAGTCAGCATTCCTGCTATCATCGTCCACGACATCAAGCAAGCTATGAGCCTGATTGCCATGGAATTTCATGGTCATCCCCAGAAACAGCTCAAACTCCTGGCTTTCACCGGTACCAAAGGTAAGACAACGGCGGCTTATTTTGCTTTTAACATTCTTAAACAGAGCAAGAAACCTGCCATGCTTTCGACCATGAACACCACGCTGGACGGCAAGAACTTCTTCAAGTCCACCTTGACCACGCCTGAAAGTCTGGACCTCTTTGCCATGATGGCGGAGGCGGTCCAAAACGGCATGACCCACTTGATTATGGAGGTGTCTAGCCAGGCCTATCTGGTCAAGCGGGTTTACGGGCTGACCTTTGATGTCGGCGTCTTTCTCAACATCAGCCCCGACCACATCGGCCCCATTGAGCACCCAACTTTTGAGGACTATTTCTACCACAAGCGACTTTTGATGGACAATAGCAGAGCGGTGATTGTCAATGCTGGAATGGACCATTTTGAGGTGGTAAAAGACCAAGTCAACTCTAAAGACCATGACTTCTATGGCCCGTCTTCTGAAAACCAGATTAGTCAGTCAGCAGGTTTTGACTTCACAGCGACCGGCAAATTAGCTGGCCATTACGACATCCAGCTGATCGGTGGCTTCAACCAAGAAAATGCCATTGCAGCTGGACTGGCCTGTCTCCGCTTGGGAGCAAGTCTGGAGGACATTCACACAGGAATTGCCCAAACCAATGTCCCTGGCCGCATGGAAGTCCTGACCCAGCCAAATGGTGCCAAGGTCTTCGTAGATTACGCCCATAACGGCGATAGTGTGAAAAAGCTAATTGATGTCGTCTTGGAACATCAGACAGGCAAGGTTATTCTGATCTTAGGGGCTCCTGGTAACAAGGGAGAAAGTCGCCGCAAGGACTTCGGTCTTTTGCTCAATGACTATCCGCAGATTGAAGTTATCTTGACAGCTGATGATCCCAACCGTGAAGATCCCGCAGCAATTGCCCAGCAAATCCGTGCCCACATGACCCGTCCAAGCGACTTTATCTTGGACCGAGAAGAAGCTATTCGCACAGCTATGAGTCAGACAAACTCCGCAAAGGATGCCGTCATCATTGCAGGCAAGGGAGCCGATGCCTATCAAATCGTCAACGATAAAAAAGCCGCCTATGACGGCGACTTGGAAGTGGCAAAACGTTATCTCTAA
- a CDS encoding FecCD family ABC transporter permease: MFLKHSERKNGEGVTASFKVSLSPSPLFFLLLFLLLLGSYWGFRLGAISYSHDQILSVLKNPLRQSELQDVLIDLRLPRILAAGLVGASLATSGTIMQAVTRNRLADPGLLGIPAGAGLFLILKMVFWPHSSELFSILSCLLGAACSASLVILLSQEKKHSKGPLQLILAGIMVTALTQALGQGLALLYDLSNHIVGLEAGSLTNISWNSLYWLAPLILLGLLLAQVFAHSLTILSLDDTVATALGQDTHKMTSFFLAIVVLLSASSVALIGSLSFIGLIIPNLLTSMLPKDYRYILPFSSLAGAGFLVWLDLISRTLHPPYETPLSSLISFVGLPIFLWLIRKGEFQA; the protein is encoded by the coding sequence ATGTTTTTGAAACACTCGGAGAGAAAAAATGGGGAAGGGGTTACAGCTAGCTTCAAGGTTAGCCTATCGCCTTCCCCTCTTTTTTTCCTCCTGCTCTTTCTTCTCTTGCTGGGTTCTTACTGGGGATTTCGTTTGGGAGCTATTTCTTACTCTCATGACCAAATCCTCTCCGTCTTAAAAAATCCCTTGCGTCAGTCAGAACTTCAAGATGTTCTGATTGATTTGCGCCTACCTCGGATTTTGGCAGCGGGGCTGGTTGGGGCAAGTCTTGCGACCTCTGGAACTATCATGCAGGCCGTGACACGTAATCGCTTGGCAGACCCTGGGCTACTGGGAATTCCTGCTGGAGCTGGGCTCTTTCTGATTTTGAAAATGGTCTTCTGGCCCCACTCTTCTGAACTCTTCAGCATTCTTTCCTGCTTACTGGGAGCTGCTTGCTCGGCTAGCTTGGTTATCCTTCTCAGCCAAGAAAAAAAGCATTCTAAAGGTCCACTCCAACTTATTTTAGCAGGTATCATGGTCACTGCTCTCACGCAAGCCTTGGGACAGGGGCTTGCCCTCTTATACGACTTGTCCAACCACATTGTTGGTCTTGAAGCAGGTAGCCTGACCAACATTAGCTGGAATAGTTTGTACTGGTTAGCCCCTCTTATTTTACTGGGACTACTGTTGGCGCAAGTATTTGCCCATTCTTTGACCATTCTGAGTTTGGATGATACAGTGGCTACTGCCTTGGGACAAGACACTCATAAGATGACCAGCTTCTTCCTAGCCATCGTTGTTCTCTTGTCAGCTTCTTCTGTCGCTTTAATTGGTTCCCTATCCTTTATCGGACTTATTATCCCTAACCTCTTGACTTCCATGCTTCCAAAAGATTATCGTTATATCTTACCCTTTTCATCCTTGGCTGGAGCTGGTTTTCTAGTCTGGCTGGATTTGATTAGCCGAACCCTCCATCCACCTTATGAAACTCCCTTGAGCAGTTTGATTAGCTTTGTCGGACTTCCAATCTTTCTCTGGCTCATTCGAAAGGGGGAATTTCAGGCATGA
- a CDS encoding ABC transporter ATP-binding protein — protein sequence MVTISAKDLELSYGQKTVLSELSIEIPSGKISGIIGPNGCGKSTLLKALSRILPADKGAVYLDGKDLQQIPTKEIAKQLSLLPQVQESLGGIRVYDLVSYGRFPHQNAFGRLTELDREKIDWALKVTQTMEFAQVSVQSLSGGQRQRVWIAMALAQDTDTIFLDEPTTYLDMQHQLEVLQLLRKLNQENGKTIVMVLHDINHAARFSDCLIAMKDGQVLHKGSVDEVITVEHLRQIFDIEAEILPASHYGYPILATYTRTKHSTK from the coding sequence ATGGTCACCATCTCAGCCAAGGATTTAGAACTTTCTTATGGACAAAAAACTGTTCTATCCGAGCTGTCCATTGAAATTCCGAGTGGAAAGATAAGTGGTATTATCGGTCCCAATGGGTGCGGAAAATCCACGCTATTAAAGGCTCTCAGCCGTATTCTACCTGCGGATAAGGGAGCCGTCTATTTAGATGGGAAAGACTTGCAGCAAATTCCGACAAAGGAAATTGCCAAACAGTTGTCCCTACTCCCACAGGTACAGGAAAGTTTGGGTGGCATTCGGGTCTATGACCTAGTGTCCTATGGACGCTTTCCCCATCAAAATGCCTTTGGTAGATTAACAGAACTCGATAGAGAAAAAATTGACTGGGCTTTGAAAGTGACGCAAACCATGGAATTTGCTCAAGTATCTGTCCAATCCCTATCAGGCGGGCAGCGGCAACGGGTTTGGATAGCCATGGCCTTGGCACAAGATACGGATACCATCTTTTTAGATGAGCCAACCACCTATCTGGATATGCAGCACCAACTAGAAGTCTTGCAGTTACTGAGGAAACTCAATCAAGAAAACGGCAAAACCATTGTCATGGTCCTGCATGACATCAACCACGCTGCCCGCTTCTCTGATTGCCTCATTGCCATGAAAGATGGACAGGTCCTTCATAAAGGAAGCGTAGATGAGGTTATCACAGTTGAGCATCTGCGACAAATCTTTGACATTGAAGCAGAAATCCTGCCAGCCAGCCACTATGGTTACCCCATTTTAGCCACCTACACTCGCACAAAACATTCTACAAAATAA
- a CDS encoding pseudouridine synthase, with translation MRLDKCLEKAKIGSRKQVKKLFKAQHIKINGQAAQSLSQIVDPGLQDIMVAGKRVELEASRYYLLHKPAGVVSAVSDKDHQTVIDLISPEDRADGLYPVGRLDRDTEGLVLITNNGPLGYRMLHPSHHVDKIYYVEVNGPLGQDAPTFFASGVTFLDGTRCQPADLTVLEASLDHSRATIKLAEGKFHQVKKMFLAYGVKVTYLKRISFGGFELGDLERGAYRQLSPNEMDHLLTYFD, from the coding sequence ATGAGATTGGATAAGTGTTTAGAGAAGGCAAAAATTGGCTCCCGCAAGCAAGTAAAGAAATTATTTAAGGCCCAACACATCAAGATTAACGGGCAAGCTGCTCAAAGCCTCAGTCAGATTGTGGACCCAGGCCTGCAAGATATCATGGTAGCTGGCAAGAGGGTTGAGCTGGAAGCTAGTCGTTATTATCTGCTCCATAAGCCTGCTGGTGTCGTTTCTGCCGTGTCTGATAAGGACCACCAGACTGTCATCGACCTGATTTCACCAGAGGATAGGGCAGACGGGCTTTACCCTGTCGGTCGCCTGGACAGGGATACCGAGGGCCTAGTCCTCATTACCAACAATGGTCCACTCGGCTACCGCATGCTCCATCCCAGTCACCATGTGGACAAGATCTACTATGTGGAGGTCAACGGCCCCTTGGGTCAGGATGCCCCGACATTCTTTGCATCAGGTGTTACCTTTTTGGACGGCACCCGTTGCCAGCCCGCAGATTTGACTGTTTTGGAGGCTTCTTTGGATCATAGCAGAGCGACCATCAAGTTGGCAGAAGGCAAGTTTCATCAGGTCAAGAAGATGTTTTTAGCCTATGGTGTCAAGGTCACCTATCTCAAGCGGATTTCCTTTGGAGGTTTTGAGCTGGGGGATTTGGAACGAGGTGCATACAGACAACTTAGTCCCAATGAAATGGACCATCTACTCACTTATTTTGACTAG
- a CDS encoding ABC transporter substrate-binding protein, whose amino-acid sequence MKKFLLSLSLILSVLVLTACSAISQKDSQTTLSSMPTIEGVAYYGDIPAQPKKVVSLNFANTGYLLQLGFDVVGATSYDLENPAFAEQLKGATAVTSEDLEAIAALEPDLIVTGSTDEKIEQLAEIAPTISLEYGKHSYAETLIVFGQIFGQEAAVEEWQTAWKENVANAAKEIKAKTGDNATFTIMGYLGQDLYLFGNNWGRGGEIIYQELAYTAPQKVKDKVFGPGFLAVSQEVLPDYAGDYIILAVEDESVAAGLLNSDLWKNLPAVQNNRVIKVDSKAFYFNDPISLEYQLNILKEAITK is encoded by the coding sequence ATGAAAAAGTTTCTACTTTCTCTCAGTCTTATTTTGTCAGTCCTTGTCTTGACTGCCTGCTCTGCTATTTCCCAAAAGGATAGCCAAACAACTCTTTCAAGCATGCCCACTATCGAGGGAGTTGCCTACTATGGCGACATTCCTGCTCAGCCTAAAAAGGTGGTCAGCCTCAACTTTGCCAACACTGGTTATCTCTTGCAGTTGGGCTTTGATGTGGTCGGTGCGACTTCCTACGACTTGGAAAATCCAGCCTTTGCTGAACAGCTTAAAGGTGCTACTGCGGTTACCAGTGAAGATTTGGAAGCCATCGCTGCGCTGGAACCAGACCTTATCGTGACTGGCTCGACAGATGAAAAAATCGAACAGCTTGCTGAGATTGCTCCAACCATTTCCCTTGAATATGGCAAGCATAGCTATGCTGAAACCTTGATAGTCTTTGGTCAAATTTTTGGACAAGAAGCCGCTGTTGAAGAATGGCAAACCGCTTGGAAGGAGAATGTTGCAAATGCTGCCAAGGAAATAAAAGCTAAGACAGGCGACAATGCGACATTTACCATCATGGGCTATCTTGGTCAAGACCTCTACCTCTTCGGTAATAACTGGGGACGTGGTGGAGAGATTATTTACCAAGAACTAGCTTATACCGCTCCTCAAAAAGTCAAGGACAAAGTCTTTGGTCCAGGTTTCCTTGCTGTGTCACAGGAAGTTTTGCCAGACTACGCAGGGGACTACATTATCTTGGCTGTTGAAGACGAAAGTGTTGCCGCAGGTCTATTGAACAGCGATTTGTGGAAGAACCTTCCAGCTGTTCAAAACAATCGTGTCATCAAGGTAGATAGCAAGGCCTTCTACTTCAACGACCCGATTTCACTTGAGTATCAACTGAACATTCTCAAGGAAGCCATCACAAAATAA